Proteins encoded together in one Triticum dicoccoides isolate Atlit2015 ecotype Zavitan chromosome 7B, WEW_v2.0, whole genome shotgun sequence window:
- the LOC119341011 gene encoding uncharacterized protein LOC119341011 has product MGGARALACFFCVSVARRGRTARLVLWGGEARAAKHGTQAGQVMLDFAGTVVCLADGFYIGRPAPVLAIEDRLVTGATYLVLPVDRLPQGYDAVTAASLAALSYDKASPAGSITGGPKSPFEYVKGDDGRRVIKVTPEFLVKAITARPGCGGGGGSGAEVDGEGACGGALCSTPELRKHYEQLVGSGRGRAWSPRLDTIKERKGRTLVAAVSPGRLSPVAVRLLGLGKGEFR; this is encoded by the coding sequence ATGGGCGGTGCTCGTGCTCTGGCGTGCTTCTTCTGCGTCTCGGTCGCACGGCGGGGGCGCACGGCGAGGCTGGTGCTGTGGGGCGGCGAGGCCCGGGCGGCCAAGCATGGGACGCAGGCGGGGCAGGTGATGCTCGACTTCGCGGGGACCGTCGTGTGCCTCGCCGACGGGTTCTACATCGGCCGGCCCGCGCCGGTGCTGGCCATCGAGGACCGCCTCGTCACGGGGGCCACCTACCTCGTGCTCCCCGTCGACCGCCTGCCACAGGGCTACGACGCCGTCACCGCGGCGTCCCTGGCCGCGCTCTCCTACGACAAGGCCAGCCCGGCGGGGTCCATTACGGGGGGACCCAAGAGCCCGTTCGAGTACGTCAAGGGCGACGACGGCCGGAGGGTGATCAAGGTCACCCCGGAGTTCCTCGTGAAGGCTATCACCGCGAgaccgggctgcggcggcggcggcgggagcgggGCCGAGGTCGACGGAGAGGGCGCGTGCGGCGGGGCGCTGTGCAGCACGCCGGAGCTGAGGAAGCACTACGAGCAGCTGGTGGGATCCGGGAGGGGGAGGGCATGGTCGCCGCGGCTGGACACTATCAAGGAGCGCAAGGGGAGGACGCTCGTGGCGGCGGTGAGCCCCGGAAGGCTGTCGCCGGTGGCAGTCAGGCTGTTAGGGCTGGGCAAAGGAGAATTCAGGTAG